Part of the Triticum urartu cultivar G1812 chromosome 2, Tu2.1, whole genome shotgun sequence genome, AATTTCTGGGCAATTTTACTTTGTCGTGTACCAGTAGTTGTTTTCAGCATGTCTTTTCATCATCCCCCTGTGTCGCTGTGTGCTGCCTTCATATTTTTGCATGCCTTTTGATGCTTTAAATATAGAGTTTATATTTGAGGATGGTTGTTATGCTTAATAGTGTACTAGTGGTTTCATAGGAGTGTAGGTTATGACCCAAGTCATCATGACGAAATGGTAATTACACAGTTCCATCAGTTTTTTACTAGACTGCCTTGGGCCCAGTTTGTAGTATTACCAGTATTACTACTTCCAACCAGTTCTGATAGAGAGTAGGATGTAGCTGCAACATCCGAAACTCATATTGGGTGGAAAATTAAGCTGGAACCTGAACCACTCCTATGTTAAATTGTTAATACATCGTAAATCAAAACATATCTCGCTTCACTGTGACGATTACCATGCCAGAGAAGGAACATTGAAAACAGAATGTGCACTTGCTCTGGTTCTTAGTTTGTTCTCATACACCATTTCTTGTCACTAGCTTTTTCCCCCTCTTAACCTAAGTCTGCTGTTTGAGGTATGGATTTTATTAAGCTTTTTTTCAAATCCATGTGTTCTCAGTTTGAGGTTCATCCATAGATCATCTGGATACGTGCTGCTTTCCATTTCCTAGGTCGCAGTCAGTTTTGCATTATTTGAGTATGGTAACAAGGGCAACATCCACCCCTGCGATTAACATTTAAACATGAAGTGAACAGTAGTTGTTTGCGGTTGAAGGAAGTTTACACGCTCACCCTGTACTTTCAGAGCATCAAGAAGTCCCAGTGCCCCCAAGAGCTGGAGCCTGCTGATCGAAGGACAGCTGTCCATGTCAATGTTATAAAACGACATGGAGATTATGAGGTAGGCCTTTCATTTATTTGCAGTATACCAGTGTTAAATATGTTAACCTTGTTTGTGGTTTTGTTCATCTAGGAACCTGCAAGGCCTCGATCAGCTTTCCAGGGTGTTGGTAGAACCCTTGGTGGGTCTTCAGCAGATGAGAGTCCTGCACCAGCTCCTGTGACACAAGAGCCCCGCGGTGCTCCCAGGTCAATTGGCATAGTTGTGGATGACTCGCAGCCCTTTACATCCATACAGCTAAGGTTGGCGGACGGCACTCGCATGGTCGCTCGGTTTAACCTTAACCACACCGTGGGCGACATCAGGTCTTTCATTGATGCATCCCGCCCAGGAGCTGCGCGGCCGTATCAGTTGCAGACTGGCTTCCCACCCAAGCAGCTGACTGACCCTACGCAGACTGTTGACCAAGCTGGACTCAAGAACTCCGTTATCATGCAGAAGATGTAGTTCTCACCGAGCTGGATCTGTCGCACAGAATGTCTTTCCGATGCAATTATTAAATTAGTGCTGCTGAATGGTTTATCATGTCCACTAGATACTGCACTTTGCATGCAACCTGTGATGTACTGGTTGTTTTGTCGATAAACGTCAGTGGAGTCTATATTCGTCTTGCTACCAATTATGAATGTCTATCAAAGTTAATGAATGTCCGGTTGTCTATCATCAGATGGGCTTGCTTGTTCTCATTTCCTTTTCCTTGAATCGTAAGAAATTGGGCCTTTTATTTGCGAGGGTAAGAAATTGATATAGTTTCAGATAGAAGATTCAGTTCCAGTAAAGTATCGTAGAGTAACCTCATTATAATTTCGGATAGAAGATTCACTTC contains:
- the LOC125538617 gene encoding plant UBX domain-containing protein 4-like, with the protein product MSSSNGNGGKKPAPSGGRGGIRTLADINRGPSGFPGAGGSGSGSDSDEPQEYYTGGEKSGMLVQDPTRRNNVDSIFEQARVMGAQQVPLPSFEGQSSSSTSFAGTGRLLSGDAQTAPAAPQPPQDVLHNIHFWNNGFTVDDGPLRAYEDPANADFIESIKKSQCPQELEPADRRTAVHVNVIKRHGDYEEPARPRSAFQGVGRTLGGSSADESPAPAPVTQEPRGAPRSIGIVVDDSQPFTSIQLRLADGTRMVARFNLNHTVGDIRSFIDASRPGAARPYQLQTGFPPKQLTDPTQTVDQAGLKNSVIMQKM